One region of Sphingomonas kaistensis genomic DNA includes:
- a CDS encoding glycoside hydrolase family 3 protein, producing the protein MSKLLGAAAWTVALAGCATTANLAPPAPAPAAAEGEDARITALLSRMSLEHKVAQLIQPQINSVTPEEMRQYRYGSYLNGGNGGPYGNEFAPAADWLKLADEMWEASTAPLPNGEPAIPTIWGTDAVHGHTNVVGATIFPHNIGLGAARDPDLVRRIGAATAAEIAATGIDWNFSPTVAVAQDDRWGRTYESYSEDPAIAAELGSALVEGLQGKTSPAGRIGDGHVIATAKHFFGDGGTAQGVDQGNVDGDLAQLEAIHARPYPAAIAAGVEAVMASFNSINGTKMHGNKPLLTGLLRGTMGFTGVVVGDWNGHAQIPGCTNSNCPQALLAGLDIYMVPDDAKALHASLLAQVKDGTIPLARVDEAVGRVLRMKLRAGLLDPGAKRPSARVNGGKLALLGAPEHRAIAREAVAKSQVLLKNNGVLPLKRGASILVAGRAADDIAQAAGGWTLTWQGGEDLTNARFPGATSIWAGLKTAATEAGGAATLSPDGSYSARPDVAVVVFGEKPYAEFSGDRKDLVFADTEGLDLLRKYRAAGIKTVALFLSGRPLWMNREMNAADAFVASWLPGGEGAGVADMLYGRRPATGRLSFSWPAACTGQPVNGPEGALFQRGYGLSFGQATTGARLSEACAILDARSAEWFDLGRLGAGITARGGEVALPNLRGMGGGITARGIDRNRQEDAREIVFAPGATLTLADAGRATGGFRIVYELATAPTAPVTLNTGGKALDITAGLTTSAGKGWRELIVTGACAPATGRTLSITSAGPLTLRIARIARQDVPAGVDCSF; encoded by the coding sequence TTGAGCAAGCTGTTGGGTGCGGCGGCGTGGACCGTTGCTCTTGCTGGATGCGCCACCACCGCCAACCTCGCGCCGCCCGCCCCGGCGCCTGCGGCGGCAGAGGGCGAGGACGCCCGCATCACCGCTTTGCTGTCGCGCATGTCGCTGGAGCATAAGGTCGCGCAGCTGATCCAGCCGCAGATCAATTCGGTCACACCCGAGGAGATGCGGCAGTATCGCTACGGCAGCTACCTCAACGGCGGCAACGGTGGTCCCTACGGCAATGAGTTCGCGCCCGCTGCCGATTGGCTGAAGCTGGCCGACGAGATGTGGGAAGCCTCGACCGCGCCGCTCCCGAATGGGGAGCCGGCCATCCCTACCATCTGGGGCACAGACGCCGTCCACGGCCACACCAATGTCGTCGGCGCGACCATTTTTCCGCATAACATCGGCCTCGGCGCCGCGCGCGATCCCGATCTGGTGCGCCGCATCGGTGCCGCCACTGCGGCGGAGATCGCGGCGACCGGGATCGACTGGAACTTCTCGCCCACCGTGGCGGTCGCGCAGGACGATCGCTGGGGGCGGACCTACGAAAGCTACTCGGAGGACCCCGCCATCGCCGCCGAACTCGGCTCGGCGCTGGTCGAAGGGCTCCAGGGCAAGACGTCACCCGCCGGCCGGATCGGCGACGGGCATGTCATCGCTACCGCCAAGCATTTCTTCGGCGACGGGGGCACTGCGCAAGGGGTCGACCAAGGCAACGTCGATGGCGACCTGGCGCAGCTGGAGGCAATCCACGCGCGTCCCTATCCCGCCGCGATCGCTGCCGGCGTGGAAGCCGTGATGGCAAGCTTCAACTCGATCAACGGCACCAAGATGCACGGCAACAAGCCGCTGCTGACCGGACTGCTACGGGGCACGATGGGGTTCACCGGCGTGGTCGTCGGCGACTGGAACGGGCACGCCCAGATTCCGGGCTGCACCAACTCCAATTGCCCGCAGGCGCTGCTTGCCGGGCTCGATATCTACATGGTTCCCGACGATGCCAAGGCGCTTCACGCAAGCCTGCTGGCACAGGTCAAGGACGGCACCATTCCGCTGGCCCGGGTGGACGAGGCGGTGGGCCGAGTCCTGCGGATGAAGTTGCGCGCAGGCTTGCTCGATCCCGGTGCGAAGCGTCCCTCCGCGCGGGTCAACGGCGGCAAGCTGGCGCTGCTCGGTGCGCCTGAGCACCGCGCCATCGCCCGCGAGGCGGTGGCGAAAAGCCAGGTCCTGCTGAAGAACAACGGGGTTCTGCCGCTCAAGCGCGGGGCGTCAATCCTGGTTGCAGGGCGCGCCGCAGACGACATTGCGCAAGCTGCCGGCGGCTGGACGTTGACCTGGCAGGGCGGCGAGGACCTCACCAACGCCCGCTTCCCTGGCGCGACATCGATCTGGGCCGGGCTGAAGACCGCCGCAACCGAGGCTGGAGGCGCCGCCACCCTGTCTCCTGACGGCAGCTACAGCGCCAGGCCCGATGTCGCAGTCGTGGTGTTCGGCGAGAAGCCCTATGCCGAATTCTCCGGCGACCGGAAGGACCTGGTCTTCGCCGACACCGAGGGGCTCGACCTGCTGCGCAAGTATCGCGCGGCCGGGATCAAGACCGTTGCACTGTTCCTGTCCGGGCGGCCGCTCTGGATGAACCGGGAAATGAATGCAGCGGACGCGTTCGTCGCCAGCTGGCTACCGGGCGGGGAGGGCGCCGGGGTCGCCGACATGCTTTACGGCCGTCGTCCCGCCACCGGTCGCCTGTCGTTCAGCTGGCCAGCCGCCTGCACCGGTCAGCCGGTCAATGGCCCCGAGGGCGCGCTGTTCCAGCGCGGCTACGGCCTTTCCTTTGGCCAGGCCACAACCGGCGCCCGGCTGTCCGAAGCCTGCGCGATCCTCGATGCGCGCTCGGCCGAATGGTTCGATCTGGGCCGGCTGGGCGCCGGCATCACGGCCCGCGGCGGCGAGGTGGCACTACCTAATCTGCGGGGAATGGGAGGCGGGATCACCGCCCGGGGCATCGACCGCAATCGCCAGGAAGATGCCCGGGAAATCGTTTTCGCGCCGGGCGCGACCCTGACGCTTGCCGACGCCGGCCGAGCCACCGGCGGCTTCCGGATCGTCTATGAGCTCGCGACGGCACCGACCGCACCCGTGACGCTGAACACCGGCGGCAAGGCACTCGACATCACCGCGGGGCTGACGACCTCGGCGGGCAAGGGCTGGCGCGAATTGATCGTCACCGGCGCCTGCGCCCCCGCAACGGGCCGGACGCTGTCGATCACCAGCGCGGGCCCGCTCACGCTCCGCATCGCCCGCATCGCGCGGCAGGACGTTCCTGCGGGCGTCGACTGCTCATTCTAA
- a CDS encoding glycoside hydrolase family 16 protein has product MTLRAPMLAFVAVAGLAVSAAGANGACTQPAPGALGPNSPPKTIATVAMPAPGTTREPARERGWQLVWSDEFNGSSVDRSKWDFDRDCWGGGNSERQCYTDRRANAAVGGGLLTITARKERFTGPSVAAHMRPASGKVPTVTKDYTSARMVTRGKAAWTYGRIEVRAKLPAGQGTWPAIWMLPEDKSLGPWAASGEIDILEAVNLGVACAGCPGGRENTILGTLHFGGNWPKNALNSTETNAPGILDGFHTFGIVWAPGRIDWTYDGRVFATKRRGDWWTSASSDPDAPFDRKFHLILNLAVGGGLSEERGLKGVDEKIWPRTMQVDWVRVWQCRPEGASARSCQGER; this is encoded by the coding sequence ATGACCTTGCGCGCACCGATGCTCGCGTTCGTCGCCGTGGCTGGCCTGGCGGTTTCCGCCGCCGGGGCAAATGGGGCGTGCACGCAACCCGCGCCGGGGGCGCTTGGCCCGAACAGTCCACCCAAGACCATCGCGACGGTGGCGATGCCGGCGCCGGGGACCACCCGCGAGCCGGCGCGCGAGCGCGGCTGGCAACTGGTCTGGTCGGACGAGTTCAACGGTTCGTCGGTCGACCGCTCGAAGTGGGATTTCGACCGCGACTGCTGGGGCGGCGGCAATAGCGAGCGGCAATGCTACACCGACCGCCGCGCCAATGCGGCCGTAGGCGGCGGCCTCCTCACCATCACGGCGCGCAAGGAACGCTTCACCGGACCCTCGGTGGCGGCGCACATGCGCCCTGCTTCCGGCAAGGTGCCCACCGTCACCAAGGACTATACGTCGGCGCGGATGGTCACCCGCGGCAAGGCGGCGTGGACCTATGGCCGGATCGAGGTGCGCGCCAAGCTGCCGGCGGGGCAGGGGACGTGGCCGGCAATCTGGATGCTGCCCGAAGACAAGAGTCTTGGGCCGTGGGCGGCGTCGGGCGAGATCGACATCCTCGAAGCCGTCAATCTCGGCGTCGCCTGCGCCGGCTGCCCGGGTGGGCGCGAGAATACCATCCTCGGGACGCTTCACTTCGGCGGCAACTGGCCGAAGAACGCGCTCAACAGCACCGAAACCAACGCGCCCGGCATTCTCGACGGTTTCCATACGTTCGGAATCGTCTGGGCACCCGGCCGCATCGACTGGACCTACGACGGACGAGTCTTCGCAACCAAGCGCCGCGGCGATTGGTGGACCTCGGCTTCGAGCGATCCCGATGCCCCATTCGACCGCAAGTTTCACCTCATCCTCAACCTCGCGGTGGGCGGCGGCCTGTCCGAGGAACGCGGGCTGAAGGGCGTCGACGAGAAAATCTGGCCCAGGACGATGCAGGTCGATTGGGTGCGGGTCTGGCAATGCCGGCCCGAGGGGGCTAGCGCACGCTCCTGCCAGGGAGAGCGCTGA
- a CDS encoding MFS transporter, whose product MPAEAGTAALQSRRFLWLYALAAAGGAVAYVPFLTILLPMRVSAMAGADDVAWLAFATFFGAISASLSNIAFGWASDATRRRVPWIAAGLLLSCLLLGSFGAVAGMVEVIVLLVGWQVALNMMLAPLAAWAGDHVPDAQKGRLGGLLAFAPAAGAGAGVLVTLPGLASADQRLWLVAALVAMCVAPVLLFGRPRDIPGLGRGQDAGRPEARPRGEAVRMWIARLLVQVSEAALFAFLFFWFRAIDPAMTDARVAQIFSLILLGAVPLALTAGRWADRHDRPFAPLMLCAAGAACGLLIMAGAPGLEAALAGYFLFGLSASVFLSLHSAQTLRVLPRAEHRGRDLGIFNLTNTGPSLVMPWLTLALVPAFGFTALFLALAAFAAAATILLWRLPRKL is encoded by the coding sequence TTGCCGGCTGAGGCGGGCACCGCGGCACTCCAGTCGCGACGTTTCCTGTGGCTCTACGCGCTCGCGGCGGCGGGCGGTGCGGTCGCCTACGTTCCCTTTCTCACCATCCTGCTGCCGATGCGGGTCAGCGCGATGGCAGGGGCCGACGATGTCGCGTGGCTGGCGTTCGCGACCTTCTTCGGGGCGATTTCGGCAAGCCTTTCCAACATCGCGTTCGGCTGGGCCAGCGACGCGACCCGGCGACGGGTGCCGTGGATCGCAGCCGGCCTTCTCCTGTCCTGCCTCCTCCTGGGCAGCTTCGGCGCGGTCGCCGGCATGGTCGAGGTGATCGTCCTTCTCGTCGGCTGGCAGGTTGCACTCAACATGATGCTGGCGCCCTTGGCGGCCTGGGCGGGGGATCATGTTCCGGACGCGCAAAAGGGACGGCTTGGCGGCCTGCTGGCCTTCGCCCCCGCGGCTGGCGCCGGGGCTGGGGTGCTCGTGACCCTGCCGGGCCTCGCGTCCGCCGACCAGAGATTATGGCTGGTCGCAGCGCTGGTCGCGATGTGCGTCGCGCCGGTCCTGTTGTTCGGCCGGCCCCGCGACATCCCGGGTCTCGGTCGCGGGCAGGACGCCGGGCGACCGGAGGCGCGACCGCGCGGAGAGGCCGTGCGCATGTGGATCGCGCGGTTGCTTGTGCAGGTGTCGGAGGCCGCCCTGTTCGCGTTCCTCTTCTTCTGGTTTCGAGCGATCGATCCGGCTATGACCGACGCGCGCGTGGCCCAGATCTTCAGCCTCATCCTGCTTGGCGCGGTGCCGCTGGCGTTGACGGCGGGTCGCTGGGCCGACCGTCACGACCGCCCGTTCGCCCCGCTCATGCTGTGCGCCGCCGGGGCCGCGTGCGGCCTTCTGATCATGGCTGGCGCGCCGGGGCTCGAAGCCGCGCTTGCGGGCTATTTTCTGTTCGGTTTGTCCGCTTCGGTGTTCCTGTCGCTGCACAGTGCGCAGACGCTGCGGGTATTGCCCCGCGCCGAGCATCGCGGCCGCGACCTCGGCATCTTTAACCTCACGAATACCGGACCGTCGCTGGTGATGCCGTGGCTGACGCTGGCGCTGGTACCGGCATTCGGCTTCACCGCCCTGTTCCTCGCCCTGGCCGCTTTCGCAGCGGCAGCGACGATCCTCCTGTGGCGTCTGCCGCGAAAGCTTTAG
- the mrdA gene encoding penicillin-binding protein 2, protein MSRITNAQADMVFSRRMLLLGGAQIGVAGALIGRMGWLSIKENERYNLLSEDNRVQLIIVPPRRGWIVDRQGKPIAINRSDFRVDLIPERMDDPERELALLARLLALGPDQVDRISREVRDARGFQPVQVAENVPYDRYAAITVRLPELPGVEPARGFTRFYPAGAAVGQLIGYVGAANAKEYEREKNPLLITPGFKIGKEGLEAVLEQKLRGIPGGQRVEVSARGKLIRELTPKPDRSGNTVQLSIDAGLQEYAARRLGEESGSCTILDCETGDVLCMASMPSYDPNSFSDGIGRTEWKTLSEDPRKPLVNKTVNALYPPGSTLKPMAALAIQQAGIDPKERVFCNGGYQLGNRFFRCLGRHGTVDMHRAIAKSCNTYFYTMANRIGYDAIAPMARLLGLGEKFDLPLVSQNYGTIPDSEWKRRRFERNKRLVERPDWTRSDSLNAVIGQGFVIVNPLQLAVQAACIASGRNIRPLMLGKHDKLAAPLDIPADHLAAVRGGMWEVVNGDGTAGASRLQVPGVEMCGKTGTAQVRRLSASASRGQGGDWRYRDHGLFVFFAPFDKPRYAGSVVIEHGMGGARAAAPVAKDVLTYLFDRPQALKRLEGLEAEWGGTLAERMARRSAAIEAAAAQAAATRSAPIAAPSPIPPSVNLPPPAPEDR, encoded by the coding sequence GTGAGCCGCATCACCAACGCCCAGGCCGACATGGTCTTTTCCCGGCGGATGCTGCTGCTGGGCGGCGCCCAGATCGGCGTCGCCGGCGCGCTGATCGGCCGCATGGGCTGGCTCTCGATCAAGGAAAACGAGCGCTACAACCTGCTGTCCGAAGACAATCGCGTCCAGTTGATCATCGTCCCCCCGCGGCGCGGCTGGATCGTCGACCGACAGGGCAAGCCGATCGCCATCAACCGCTCGGACTTCCGGGTCGATCTCATCCCCGAACGGATGGACGATCCGGAACGCGAACTGGCGCTGCTGGCCCGGCTGCTTGCGCTTGGTCCCGACCAGGTCGACCGCATCAGCCGCGAAGTCCGCGACGCGCGCGGTTTTCAGCCGGTGCAGGTGGCCGAAAACGTTCCCTACGACCGCTACGCAGCGATCACCGTGCGACTGCCCGAACTGCCGGGCGTCGAGCCGGCCCGCGGGTTTACGCGTTTCTATCCGGCCGGTGCCGCGGTCGGTCAGCTGATCGGCTACGTCGGCGCCGCCAATGCGAAGGAATATGAGCGGGAGAAGAACCCGCTGCTGATCACGCCGGGCTTCAAGATCGGCAAGGAAGGGCTGGAAGCAGTCCTGGAGCAAAAGCTGCGCGGTATCCCTGGCGGGCAGCGGGTCGAAGTGTCGGCTCGCGGCAAGCTGATCCGCGAGCTGACTCCCAAGCCCGACCGCTCGGGCAACACCGTGCAGCTGTCGATCGACGCCGGTCTGCAGGAATATGCCGCGCGCCGGCTTGGCGAGGAAAGCGGCAGCTGCACCATCCTCGACTGCGAGACGGGCGATGTCCTCTGCATGGCCTCCATGCCGAGCTATGATCCCAACAGCTTTTCCGACGGAATCGGCCGGACCGAGTGGAAGACCCTGTCCGAGGATCCCCGCAAGCCCCTCGTCAACAAGACGGTCAACGCCCTCTACCCGCCCGGTTCGACGCTCAAGCCGATGGCGGCGCTGGCGATCCAGCAGGCCGGGATCGATCCCAAGGAACGAGTTTTCTGCAACGGCGGCTACCAGCTCGGCAATCGCTTCTTCCGCTGTCTTGGCCGCCACGGCACGGTCGACATGCACCGCGCCATCGCCAAGAGCTGCAACACCTATTTCTACACCATGGCCAACCGCATCGGTTACGATGCGATCGCCCCGATGGCCCGGCTACTCGGCCTCGGGGAGAAGTTCGACCTGCCCCTGGTCAGCCAGAATTACGGCACCATCCCCGACAGCGAATGGAAGCGCCGCCGGTTCGAACGGAACAAGCGGTTGGTCGAGCGCCCCGACTGGACCCGCTCGGACAGCCTCAACGCGGTGATCGGCCAGGGCTTCGTGATCGTGAACCCGCTGCAGCTTGCCGTGCAGGCGGCCTGCATCGCGAGCGGGCGCAACATTCGCCCCCTGATGCTCGGCAAGCACGACAAGCTCGCTGCACCGCTCGACATTCCGGCCGATCATCTGGCAGCGGTGCGCGGCGGGATGTGGGAGGTCGTCAACGGCGACGGCACGGCCGGCGCGTCGCGGCTTCAGGTGCCGGGCGTCGAGATGTGCGGCAAGACCGGGACCGCGCAGGTCCGCCGCCTGTCGGCCAGCGCAAGCCGCGGCCAGGGCGGCGACTGGCGCTACCGCGATCACGGCCTGTTTGTGTTCTTCGCCCCCTTCGACAAGCCGCGCTACGCCGGCTCGGTGGTGATCGAGCATGGCATGGGCGGGGCTCGTGCCGCAGCACCGGTGGCGAAGGACGTGCTGACCTACCTGTTCGACCGTCCGCAGGCGCTGAAGCGGCTGGAAGGACTGGAAGCAGAATGGGGCGGAACGCTGGCCGAGCGCATGGCCCGTCGCTCTGCCGCGATCGAAGCCGCCGCGGCACAGGCTGCCGCCACCCGTTCAGCCCCCATTGCAGCGCCCTCGCCCATCCCGCCGAGCGTCAACCTGCCGCCCCCGGCGCCCGAGGACCGCTGA
- the rodA gene encoding rod shape-determining protein RodA, protein MISSAIIPQPLARLPWRLIFLVLGIGLFGLINLYSAAGGSIEPWALRQGMAFGFFLTVAIFISKVREATVKQITFPVYGAIVIMLILVDLLGFVGKGAQRWLDLGFIRLQPSEFMKPAIALTLARFYELLPAGEIRKFRAVWPAALLLGIPAALVILQPDLGTGLMVTFAGVTVMFLAGVPLRWFLVPGLTIAAAIPIVYQFLHGYQRKRIDIFLDPESDPLGAGYHITQSKIAIGSGGMFGKGYLQGSQSHLQYLPEGHTDFAFATLAEEWGMFGGTVLIVAYLLMLRWCLKVAANAPTRFARLSCAGLTAVLFSYFAINLLMVMGMAPVVGIPLPLISYGGSAVMTVMICLGLLMSFERQQRTSSRLS, encoded by the coding sequence ATGATTTCCAGCGCCATCATCCCCCAGCCCCTCGCCCGCCTGCCGTGGCGGCTGATCTTCCTCGTGCTGGGCATCGGCCTGTTCGGGCTGATCAACCTCTACTCAGCGGCCGGCGGATCGATCGAGCCCTGGGCGCTGCGGCAGGGAATGGCGTTCGGCTTCTTCCTGACGGTTGCGATCTTCATCTCCAAGGTGCGCGAAGCGACCGTCAAGCAGATCACCTTCCCCGTCTACGGCGCGATCGTAATCATGCTGATCCTGGTCGACCTGCTCGGCTTCGTCGGCAAGGGCGCGCAACGCTGGCTCGATCTCGGCTTCATCAGGCTACAGCCGTCCGAATTCATGAAGCCCGCAATCGCGCTCACCCTTGCGCGTTTCTACGAGCTCCTCCCGGCGGGCGAGATCCGCAAGTTCCGGGCCGTCTGGCCGGCCGCTTTGCTGCTCGGTATTCCGGCCGCGCTAGTGATCCTGCAGCCGGACCTCGGCACCGGGCTGATGGTGACCTTTGCCGGGGTCACCGTGATGTTCCTTGCCGGCGTCCCGCTACGCTGGTTCCTGGTGCCCGGCCTGACCATCGCGGCGGCCATTCCGATCGTCTACCAGTTCCTCCACGGCTACCAGCGCAAGCGGATCGACATCTTCCTCGATCCCGAGAGCGACCCGTTGGGCGCCGGCTATCACATCACCCAAAGCAAGATCGCGATCGGATCGGGCGGCATGTTCGGCAAGGGTTACCTTCAGGGCAGCCAGAGCCATCTCCAGTATCTTCCGGAGGGTCACACCGACTTCGCCTTTGCCACACTTGCCGAGGAATGGGGCATGTTCGGGGGCACCGTCCTGATCGTCGCCTACCTGCTGATGCTGCGCTGGTGCCTCAAGGTCGCGGCCAACGCCCCGACCCGCTTCGCCCGCCTGAGCTGCGCCGGCCTTACCGCGGTGCTGTTCAGCTACTTCGCGATCAATCTGCTGATGGTAATGGGCATGGCGCCGGTGGTCGGCATTCCGCTGCCGCTGATCAGCTACGGCGGGTCGGCGGTGATGACCGTGATGATCTGTCTTGGCTTGCTGATGAGCTTCGAGCGCCAGCAACGGACCAGCTCGAGGTTGAGCTGA
- a CDS encoding LacI family DNA-binding transcriptional regulator yields the protein MPRRRQAVTIKHVAADAGVSLQTVSRVINAEPNVRSEMRERVQESIDRLGYIPSIAAQRMSGSRSYLILALNDRDRTIEAWRARQGSDWVDQMLLGGMLKCAEHGYRMLFELVDTHDDHVERELTATLAALQPDGVILTPPHSDNPKITAFLESRRVPYARIGSTGQAGGIPLVMGDEGAAQEATRKLVELGHRRIGFIAGSAEYSLSEWRKAGWRGAMAEAGLPIDDLCVRGDFGYESGVDAARQLLALEPRPTAIIASNDQMALAARDVAEAQGIAIPGDLSLISFDNTPVTTFANPPLTAIDQPIAETVSQAVELLIAASRGEELPALPVIVPARLIERDSTGPAPLAG from the coding sequence ATGCCGAGAAGGCGCCAGGCCGTCACGATCAAGCATGTCGCCGCCGATGCCGGCGTATCGCTCCAGACGGTAAGCCGGGTCATCAACGCCGAGCCCAACGTGCGTAGCGAGATGCGCGAGCGGGTGCAGGAGTCGATCGACCGGCTGGGCTATATCCCCTCGATTGCCGCGCAGCGGATGAGCGGGTCGCGGTCCTACCTCATCCTTGCCCTCAACGACCGCGACCGCACGATCGAGGCCTGGCGCGCGCGGCAGGGATCGGACTGGGTCGACCAGATGCTTCTTGGCGGCATGCTGAAATGCGCCGAGCATGGCTATCGCATGCTGTTCGAACTGGTCGACACCCACGACGACCATGTCGAACGCGAGCTGACCGCGACGCTTGCCGCGCTGCAGCCGGACGGCGTCATCCTGACCCCGCCACATTCGGACAATCCCAAGATCACCGCTTTTCTCGAAAGCCGCCGGGTTCCTTATGCGCGGATCGGGTCGACGGGGCAGGCGGGGGGCATCCCGCTGGTGATGGGCGACGAGGGCGCGGCGCAGGAAGCAACCCGCAAACTGGTCGAGCTTGGCCACCGGCGGATCGGCTTCATCGCCGGCTCGGCCGAATATTCGTTGAGCGAATGGCGCAAGGCCGGCTGGCGAGGCGCGATGGCGGAAGCGGGCCTTCCCATCGACGACCTCTGCGTGCGAGGCGATTTCGGCTATGAATCCGGCGTGGACGCCGCACGCCAATTGCTGGCGCTGGAGCCGCGGCCGACCGCGATCATCGCCAGCAACGACCAAATGGCGCTCGCGGCCCGCGACGTGGCGGAAGCCCAGGGAATCGCCATTCCCGGGGACCTGTCGTTGATCAGTTTCGACAACACGCCCGTGACCACCTTCGCCAATCCGCCACTGACCGCGATCGACCAGCCGATTGCCGAAACCGTCAGCCAAGCGGTCGAGCTGCTGATCGCCGCGAGCCGTGGCGAGGAATTGCCGGCCCTGCCCGTGATCGTTCCCGCGCGGCTGATCGAGCGCGATTCCACCGGACCGGCACCGCTTGCCGGCTGA